DNA sequence from the Eriocheir sinensis breed Jianghai 21 chromosome 70, ASM2467909v1, whole genome shotgun sequence genome:
CATATCCGCCATCTTAGGTCATCAAGGAACACTCGGCAGAATACACTAGTGTCCAACAGATCTAGTGACGGGGCAGGGCGATGAAGACGTTGTGGTTGTAGACCTTGACCATGGTCTCCTTGAAGTTGGGCACCTCGTAGAAGGTCTGCTCGTCAGGGATGCGACGGTCCAGCGGGTAGCCGAAGGGCCTCTTGTCGGGCTGGACGCCGTGCACGCCATAGTGGTGGTACTTCTTCATGGTGATGATGCTCTCATCGTTGACGTCCTCAGCAGCGTCAGTGACGGCCACCCACAGCCTGAACTGCACGCCCTCCTCGTTACCCTTGGGCAGCAGCAGCCTCTCGGGGATGCCGGTGGCGCTCTCGTACATCTCGAGGTTCTCGCGAGCCTCGGTCTTCTCGACGAGAGTCTTGTAGGTGAGGGGATCAGGCACGGTGATGGAGGCCTCTGAGCTCTTGCGGACGATGACGTTGCTGCCCGGAGTCACTGTGAAGGTAGAGAAAATAACAATGGTAGATACAAGACAAGATGAAGAGTTGGATAGTGAAATTCTAGAGAGTGTTCTCCAAGTAGTAAAGACAAACTGAAAATTTTGCAAATACTTCGTATCATTGGGTGAAACTTACGAGTCTTGACGAAGAGGTCCATCTCGATGGCGAGCCAGCGGCCCTCGTCGAAGGGGATGAGAGCACCATTACCGTCGCGGTAGGGCATGGCGAGGATGCGAATGACAGCCTTCTTGGGAGAGCCGTTGTTGTTCTGCACCTTGATCTTGTAGGAGAATTCCTTGTGGTTGAGACGAGGTGTGGAGGCGTAGATGTCGAAGAACTCGGTTTGAGTGTTGTTGTCATTGAAAGCGTTGACCAAGTCCCACTTGTACTCCTCAAAGTAGGTTTCGAGGGTGCCCTGGATCTGGACGTCTGTGACATCAATTCCGATGAACTCGAGCTGTTCCTTggtgtaaggaggaagagagtcaaTGTGCTCCCTGAAGATGTTGTCGATGGTCTTGTGCAGCCTCCAGGCGGCGGGGTCACGGGGGTACAGCTCCATGTGGGCGACCACGCCAGGGGGCAGGTCGTACTTGTCCTTGGGGTCAACCTGACGGTCGAGCATGGTGTAGGCCATGGTGGTGAGGTTGCCGTAGTACTTGCGGTTGGGGCTGTAGTAAGACGACTGGATGATGTCACCAAGGATTGCGATGCCGTTGTCATTTTCGATGTTGATCTTTTCTCCCTGGTCGCTCTCCACATAGCCGTGGGCAATGGCGTCGTGGATACGGTCCACCATGTGGACAAGCTCGTGGATTCTGCCGACCCTGTCGACGTCGTGCAGCTGGATGTCGTCGTTGCGGATGGGGAAGGGAGCGCCGAACTTGTAGGTTGTCTGGGGAGCAAAGCCCTCGTGCAGGGGCTCGTCCAGGTGCAGCTCCTCGAGGAGGGGCATGTAGTTGGAGATGCGCTCGGCGTCGTAGCGGTTGAGAAGCTGGTGGTAAACGTAGAAgaagttctctcccttcctgtcgaTGTGGTAGCCGTAGGTGTCCTTCCACCAGAATGGGTTTTCCAGGTGCATCATGAGGTGGTGAGTGCCAATGCCGAGGTCCTCACGGTAGTAGGCGACTCTCTGTTCCATGTCGTGGAGGTTGCCAGTGAAGTTGTTTTGGAAGACGATGTTCCTCAGCTTCATCTCGTGTGCCTCGTAGGCTTGCTCGATGACCTCGGCCTTGGCGAAGTAGTGGGGCTTGACTTCGTAGACGGCTGGCAGCACGACGTGCTGTGTGAGAGGGGAGTGTTTGATGGCATGGTAGGCGGCGTAGAGGAATTCCTCCTCGTTGACTCGCTCCCTGAAGTAGGCGCCGTTGCTGGAGACACAGTTCCAGTCCTTGCACTGCATGAACACCTCGAACAGCATGATTGCCTCCTCCAGGTGGCGTTTGTTGGTGGCGGCAGCCCAGTGCTTCTTCTCCAGCAGACGTTTGTGTGTGAACTCGTACATGAGCTTCTGGACGGCGACGCCTCCGTCCTTGTACATGGAGGTATCCGACACTGGGTTGAAGGTCATGGCCTTCTCAAGCAGGTTGCTGTCGCGGATCGGCTCGAAGATCTTGTAGAAGGCGTAGTTCACGTCATGCTGCTTCTGATGTGAGGGTACACCTGAAGAAAAATTCTTATTACATCTCGTGGAATAAAAAGAATATTAACTATGAAAGTTTAAATGTGTTGTGAAATAACATCCTATTACGTGAGTTTTAAAGCTGTGTATCAATATAATATTTGTTCTGTGTTATTTGAATTTACACGGctgaagatgaaaaagacaagTTCGAGAGGGTATAACTCACCGTCAGGCTCATCCGACATAAAGCCGGGCCAGGCGGCTGCGGCGCTGAGGGCCACCAGGGCAAACACCACCAGAACCTTCATGCTGGAGCTTGTGCTGCCTCTGCTGGCCTGTCGCTGGCTTATATAGCTCGTATCTTgggtttttctttttacttgccggCTTTCGCAAGAGGGAAGATTGTATAAGATATCCATTCTATGTTACGTAAACACACATGTTAATCTTCGGCCACTAATCATGTTTTCCTGTCGCGGTTGGCGAGTTATCAATAACTTCGAATAGCAACTGAATAGTCTTGTTGCTGCGATGTTGTCTTTATTCTCTCTGCGATACACGCTTTCTCACACACTCGTCAGAACGATTAATCACGTGCGCTTGCAGGAGATTGACTTGTGCATTTGTTATGTATGCAGGTCCAAGTCAATTACCGTTTTGAGCATATTTTTGTTTCATACCAAACTTGTCAttgtacagtcgcgctacgaagtgttgagaCAGTTTTTATAATTGTACATATATCATTGAAGAGCGAATAGGAaccaaaggaaataaaataaaattttaGGACTTATATAATATGATGAATATAAATGTTATGCTGATACATGGAGTCATTTGAAATTTTGGGGCCTTGTGTTTAGGATTACTAACTGACAAATCACTGAGTATTAAACAAAGTCTATTAACAAATCTGGAATGACAATATTATAAAAGAAGCACACGCCAGGGACGAGCTGCCCGAGCCATCCCTCGACGCCAACCCTGGGACAACTTCGAGGAAGCCTTAACGCACGCCCCCTAACCATCCTAGCACATCATAGCAGAACCTATCGAGAGGCTCAAGCACGAGCCTTATGGGCATCCTTTTGGCTTTCACCCTTCGGGATCATCTCTTACAAATGCAACCTGGTGAGCAGAGACGATTTCATTGTATAATACTTCATGACGTGTACTCTGAATTGTCGTTTACTGATAGTGCATAAAatacaggtacccatttatcgacacgGAGGCGTGCAGAGAATAGGTCTAtattatttctgttttgtttttaggtgctgcctattgGACCGTTAGGCTTTATTGAGGGTTCTCTTCGAGGaacccagcccgttagtggcgcaggtgaattttatttatagtggctgccgtgatatatgactcttgcttggcccatgctgcccctcggTGCTCCACTTGACCGAAGCCGTTGAAGTCAGGACTGATTGAatatctggacagcatgtgggttatcTTCTGCCACTTGGCGATGGTGGAAAATTGTCAGAGTTCATCGATGGGACTCCAACCTGTGTCACCGGGCACACCGCGCCGCACGCTGCTCACACGGCCACCGCCTTCCTTCATGGAGGAATTGCCGATTTGACACGAAACCATTCCATTCGCAGATTTATAGTCTATGACAGCTTAATGAACTATATCAGTCTCTCCGTATCATGCAAATTAAGGCGTTTAATTGTTCTCTTAGCAATAAAATATAATATTGTCTGTGCGAGTTGTTAGATGTTACGGTGTATAATACGAACATCGTAATTAATCAGCATAGGCCAGGTGTGACCTATTCAAATATAACTTGAGAATAAGTTAAACACATCCTCTTTGGGTACGGCTATAAGCGGCAAAGCGACGAGCTTTTGAACAAACGTCGGGACGTTGGTGCATAGCCTGGTTTCATCCTTGGTTGAAATGATCTAGGATGATAATTAATAGGATAATGTGGAATGAGATATTCATTTCAACACTAAGCATGCTCCACTTGTCTATATCAAGGTACATCTGCCACTTATGAAACCCAGTCGGGAAGGCAGAGTTCAGGTGCTAAGCGTGTAGATGGAAAACGCGAGTCCGCGAgttcaagttctgccttcaccgGCTGGAAACCTTCAACAACTGCCGCCTGGAAGAATATGAACCGCATGTTGTTCCTCAGCCTTACCTACATCGCAATATTTGTTAAGTGAAGCGTCAAGTGTAGGAGGAAGACGTTGGAATCAAGTAGCCATGCAAACAGGGGGCTGGGACTGAACTGAAGTGCCCAACGCTATACACTGACGCTTTTTCATGCACAAAGAAATCATAGTTGTAATGTTGCTCTGGTAGTTTTCAGAATCGTGATTCGATATTACATAAATTTTTTCAATGTGCAGCTTAGCGCCATTAGGCTCCATTTAAGGGTAATGGTGATCGGCCCTTGTCAGATTCTCGTTATCACACCAGTAGCTCATGGCGTTACAAGTTCAGGTAGGCTTCAGGGTAACATTTTCGTAGGTTCAGGTTATAATGTGAAAGAAAAGTAGTCAGAACAGATTTTTCTTCTCACTTCTTACCACATCTGTTGAGGTGCTGAAAACAACTGTCAGACCAGCTAATATTACGTCCAAGTAAGACGACCGGAACTTTAGATTCTTGGCTAAAGATCATGCCAAGGCTTTGCACTTTGTAGCCATGCCTGAGTTGTAGCCCTTTGTCAAACGAATACTACATGGTCCTGTACCTATTCCATTCTTTACTTGTCACTCCTCCAATGCCTTCCATATCATGAACCAGTGCTGATGAATCATTGCTTTCCTTCATACAACATGGCGTAATACATCTTCAGATTTATGATTTAGCATTATATGCTCTTTTTTACCTTGTGGAATGTAATTGGTTAGAGAAAACAATTGAACGGATATATGAGTGTAATGGTTTGTGCATAGTGCATTATCAATAGAATTTGGCTATTAACAGGAAAGACATTGTACGGGAGGTGAacagaaaattatcttgtataggTTTAAAAAATAAACGAGGGTAACAGATGAATTAACAAAGACTCCACATGGGATATGAGTTTACTAAGTAGGAATCCCCTGGAGCTTGTTGTTGGAAGCACTACGGCCATGTTGTTGTATTAAGAACATTCTCCTGGAAACTGAAAGGTGTACCACAGAAATACACATTTGTAATATTTTTTATGTAGGCAGGTTTTAGTAAATCGTAGGAGTAAATATCAAAATTTATTGTAAACTTTTCTTTTTGTCAAAACACTTTTATGCTCTTCTGTCTTTAACAAAAGATAGATGTGAGAGCAGGTAGAACAAAGCCTTTAGGAAAGCATTTGAATGCCCTAAACACAATGGAATACTGAATGGGATGGTATCCATATCCGAGATCTTAGGTCATCAAGGAATACTCAGCAGAATCCACTAGCATGCAATAGATTTAGTGATGGGGCAGGGCGATGAAGACGTTGTGGTTGTAGACCTTGACCATGGTCTCCTTGAAGTTGGGCACCTCGTAGAAGGTCTGCTCGTCAGGGATGCGACGGTCCAGCGGGTAGCCGAAGGGCCTCTTGTCGGGCTGGACGCCGTGCACGCCATAGTGGTGGTACTTCTTCATGGTGATGATGCTCTCATCGTTGACGTCCTCAGCAGCGTCAGTGACGGCCACCCACAGCCTGAACTGCACGCCCTCCTCGTTACCCTTGGGCAGCAGCAGCCTCTCGGGGATGCCGGTGGCGCTCTCGTACATCTCGAGGTTCTCGCGAGCCTCGGTCTTCTCGACGAGAGTCTTGTAGGTGAGGGGATCAGGCACGGTGATGGAGGCCTCTGAGCTCTTGCGGACGATGTTGTTGCTGCCCGGAGTCactatgaaggaagagaaaataacaatagTAGATACAAGACGAGATGAAGAGTTGTATACTAACATTGTTCTTCAAAGTAAAGACAAAATGAAAATTTTGCAAATACTTCGTATCATTGGGTAAAACTTACGAGTCTTGACGAAGAGGTCCATCTCGATGGCGAGCCAGCGGCCCTCGTCGAAGGGGATGAGAGCACCATTACCGTCGCGGTAGGGCATGGCGAGGATGCGAATGACAGCCTTCTTGGGAGCGCCGTTGTTGTTCTGCACCTTGATCTGGTAGGAGAACTCCTTGTGGTTGAGACGAGGCACAGTGGCCCAGATGTCGAAGAACTCGGTTTGAGTGTTGTTGTCATTGAAAGCGTTGACCAAGTCCCACTTGTACTCCTCAAAGTAGGTTTCGAGGGTGCCCTGGATCTGGACATCGGTGACATCAATTCCGGTGAACTCGAGCTGTTCCTTggtgtaaggaggaagagagtcaaTGTGCTCCCTGAAGATGTTGTCGATGCGCTTGTGCAGCCTCCAGGCGGCGGGGTCGCGGGGGTACAGCTCCATGTGGCCGACCACGCCAGGGGGCAGGTCGTACTTGTCCTTGGGGTCAACCTGACGGTCGAGCATGGTGTAGGCCATGGTGGTGAGGTTGCCGTAGTACTTGCGGTTGGGGCTGTAGTAAGACGACTGGATGATGTCACCCAGGATTTCGATGCCGTTGTCATTTTCGATGTTGATCTTGTTTCCCTGCTCGTCCTCCACATAGCCGTGGGCAATGGCGTCGTGGATGCGGTCCTCCATGTGGACAAGCTCGTGGATTTTGCCGACCCTGTCGACGTCGTGCAGCTTGATGTCGTCGTTGCGGATGGGGAAGGGAGCACCGAACTTGTAGGTGGTCTGGGGAGCAAAGCCCTCGTGCAGGGGCTCGTCCAGGTGCAGCTCCTCGAGGAGGGGCATGTAGTTGGAGATGCGCTCGGCGTCGTAGCGGTTGAGGAGCTGGTGGTAAACGTAGAAgaagttctctcccttcctgtcgaTGTGGTAGCCGTAGGTGTCCTTCCACCAGAATGGGTTTTCCAGGTGCATCATGAGGTGGTGAGTGCCAATGCCGAGGTCCTCACGGTAGTAGGCGACTCTCTGTTCCATGTCGTGGAGGTTTCCAGTGAAGTTGTTGTGTAAGAAAATGTTCCTCAGCTTCATCTCGTGTGCCTCGTAGGCTTGCTCGATGACCTCGGCCTTGGCGAAGTAGTGGGGCTTGACTTCGTAGACGGCTGGCAGCACGACGTGCTGTGTGAGAGGGGAGTGTTTGATGGCATGGTAGGCGGCGTAGAGGAATTCCTCCTCGTTGACTCGCTCCCTGAAGTAGGCGCCGTTGCTGGAGACGCAGTTCCAGTCCTTGCACTGCATGAACACCTCGAACAGCATGATTGCCTCCTCCAGGTGGCGTTTGTTGGTGGCGGCAGCCCAGTGCTTCTTCTCCAGCAGACGTTTGTGTGTGAACTCGTCCATGAGCTTCCGGACGGCGACGCCTCCGTCCTTGTACATGGAGGTATCCGCCACTGGGTTGAAGGTCATGGCCTTCTCAAGCAGGTTGTTATCACGGAGGGGCTCAAAGATCTTGTAGAAGGCGTAGTTCACGTCATGTTGCTTCTGATGTGAGGGCACacctgagaaaaaaagaaaaaaaactttcatATAAATTCCCgtggaataaaaaaatatatactcattATTAAAGTTTAATTCTTAACAAATAATATCATATTATATGGTTTTTGAAAGATTTATATCAATATAATATGTAGTCTCTGTTACTTGGATTTACATTCttgaatatgaaagaaaacaagttCGAGAGGGTATAACTCACCGTCAGGCTCATCCGACATAAAGCCGGGCCAGGCGGCTGCGGCGCTGAGGGCCACCAGGGCAAACACCACCAGAACCTTCATGCTGGAGCTTGTGCTGCCTCTGCTGGCCTGTCGCTGGCTTATATAGCTCGTATCTTGGTTGCCTCTTTTATTCTTACCGGCTTTCGCAAGAGGGAAGATTGTATAAGATATCCATTCTTTGTTACGTAAAAACTCATGTTAATCTCCGGCCATCTATCATGTTTTCCTGTCGCGGTTGGCGAGTTATCAATAATTTCGTATAGCAACTGTATAGTCTTGTTGCTGCgatgatgtttttattttctctgcgAAACACGCTTTCTGCGACACTCGTCAGAACGATTAAACACGTGCGTTTGTAGGAGATTAACGTATGCATTTATTCTGTATACAGGTCCAAGTTAATTTTCGTTTTGAGAACATTCTTTTCATATTAGTCTTGTCGTAGTACATATACCATTGAAGAATGAGCGAATAGGAACGAAAGGAAATAACAAGAAAGTCATAGTAATTATATAATATGCTGAATATAAATGTTATGTTGACACATGGAGTAATATGAAATTATTGGGCCTTGTTATTGTGTTAGAATAAATTACTGACAAATCACTGATTATTAAACAAAGTTCATTAACATATTTGGAATGACATTATTACAAAAGAAGCATACGCCCTGGGACCACTTCGAGGAAGCCTTAATGCACGTCCCCTAACCATCCTAGCACATCATAGCAGAACCTATCGAGAGGCTCAAGCACAAGCCTTATGGGCATCCTTTTGGCATTCTCCCTTCGGGATCATCTCTTACAGATGCAACCCAGTGAGCAAAGACGACTTCATTGTAGAATACTTCATGACGTGTACTCTGAATTGTCGTTTACGGACAGTGCAGAGAATAGGTCTAtattatttctgttttgtttttaggtgctgcctattgGACCGATAGGCTTTATTGAGGGTTCTCTTTGAGGaacccagcccgttagtggcgcaggtgaattttatttatagtggctgccgtgatatatgactcttgcttggcccatgctgcccctcgTTGAAGTCAGGATTGTTTGAAAATCTGGACAGCACATGGGTATCTTCTGCCACTTCGCAGAAGTTCATCGGTGGGACTCCAACCTGTGTCACCGGGCACACCGCGCCGCACGCTGCTCACACGGCCACCGCCTTCCTTCATGGAGGAATTGCCGATTTGACACGAAACCATTCCATTCGCAGATTTATAGTCTATGACAGCTTAATGAACTATATCAGTCTCTCCGTATCATGAAAATTAAGGCGTTTAATTGTTCTCTTAGCTTCAATGAGATATAATATTGTCTGTGCGAGTTGTTAGATGTTACGTTGTATAAAACGGACATCGTAATTAATCTGCATAGGCCAGGTGTGACCTATTCAAATATAACTTGAGAATAAGTTAAACACATCCTCTTTGGGTACGGCTATAAGCGGCAAAGCGACGAGCTTTTGATCAAACGTCGGGACGTTGGTGCATAGCCTGGTTTCATTCTTGGTTGAAATGATCTAGGATGATAATTAATAGGATAATGTGGAATGAGATATTCATTTCAACACTAAGCATGCTCCACTTGTCTATAGCATGGTACATCTGCTACTTATGAAACCCAGTCGGGAAGGCAGAGTTCAGGTGCTAAGCGTGTAGATGGAAAACGCGAGTCCGCGTgttcaagttctgccttcaccgGCTGGAAACCTTCAACAACTGCCGCCTGGAAGAATATGAACCGCATGTTGTTCCTCAGTTTTACCTACATCGCAATATTTGTTAAGTGAAGCGTCAAGTGTAGGAGGAAGACGTTGGAATCAAGTAGCCATGCAAACAGGGAGCTGGGACTGAACTGAAGTGCCCAACGCTATACACTGACGCTTTTTCATGCACAAAGAAATCATAGTTGTAATGTTGCTCTGGTAGTTTTCAGAATCGTGATTCGATATTACATAAATTTTTTCAATGTGAAGCTTAGCGCCATTAGGCTCCATTTAAGGGTAATGGTGATCGGCCCTTGTCAGATTCTCGTTATCACACCAGTAGCTCATGGCGTTACAAGTTCAGATAGGCTTCAGGGTAACATTTTCGTAGGTTCAGGTTATAATGTGAAAGAAAAGTAGTCAGAACAGATTTTTCTTCTCACTTCTTACCACATCTGTTGAGGTGCTGAAAACAACTGTCAGACCAGCTAATATTACGTCCAAGTAAGACGACCGGAACTTTAGATTCTTGGCTAAAGATCATGCCAAGGCTTTGCACTTTGAGTTCTTTGAGTTGAGTGCACTTGAGTTCTAGCCCTTTATCAAACGTATATTACAGGAAAGCCATTGTACTGGAGGTGAACAGAAAATGATTTAGTATAGGTTTGAAAATAAACGAGAGTAACAGAAGAATTAACAAAGACTCCACATAGGAAATGAGTTATCTAAGTAAGAATCCCCTGGAGCTTGCTGTTGGAAGCACTACGGCCATGTTGTTGTATTAAGAACATTCTCCTGCAAATTAAAAGGTGTaccacaaaaatacacatttgtAGTATTTTT
Encoded proteins:
- the LOC126988771 gene encoding pseudohemocyanin-2-like, whose translation is MKVLVVFALVALSAAAAWPGFMSDEPDGVPSHQKQHDVNYAFYKIFEPIRDSNLLEKAMTFNPVSDTSMYKDGGVAVQKLMYEFTHKRLLEKKHWAAATNKRHLEEAIMLFEVFMQCKDWNCVSSNGAYFRERVNEEEFLYAAYHAIKHSPLTQHVVLPAVYEVKPHYFAKAEVIEQAYEAHEMKLRNIVFQNNFTGNLHDMEQRVAYYREDLGIGTHHLMMHLENPFWWKDTYGYHIDRKGENFFYVYHQLLNRYDAERISNYMPLLEELHLDEPLHEGFAPQTTYKFGAPFPIRNDDIQLHDVDRVGRIHELVHMVDRIHDAIAHGYVESDQGEKINIENDNGIAILGDIIQSSYYSPNRKYYGNLTTMAYTMLDRQVDPKDKYDLPPGVVAHMELYPRDPAAWRLHKTIDNIFREHIDSLPPYTKEQLEFIGIDVTDVQIQGTLETYFEEYKWDLVNAFNDNNTQTEFFDIYASTPRLNHKEFSYKIKVQNNNGSPKKAVIRILAMPYRDGNGALIPFDEGRWLAIEMDLFVKTLTPGSNVIVRKSSEASITVPDPLTYKTLVEKTEARENLEMYESATGIPERLLLPKGNEEGVQFRLWVAVTDAAEDVNDESIITMKKYHHYGVHGVQPDKRPFGYPLDRRIPDEQTFYEVPNFKETMVKVYNHNVFIALPRH
- the LOC126988772 gene encoding pseudohemocyanin-2-like, coding for MKVLVVFALVALSAAAAWPGFMSDEPDGVPSHQKQHDVNYAFYKIFEPLRDNNLLEKAMTFNPVADTSMYKDGGVAVRKLMDEFTHKRLLEKKHWAAATNKRHLEEAIMLFEVFMQCKDWNCVSSNGAYFRERVNEEEFLYAAYHAIKHSPLTQHVVLPAVYEVKPHYFAKAEVIEQAYEAHEMKLRNIFLHNNFTGNLHDMEQRVAYYREDLGIGTHHLMMHLENPFWWKDTYGYHIDRKGENFFYVYHQLLNRYDAERISNYMPLLEELHLDEPLHEGFAPQTTYKFGAPFPIRNDDIKLHDVDRVGKIHELVHMEDRIHDAIAHGYVEDEQGNKINIENDNGIEILGDIIQSSYYSPNRKYYGNLTTMAYTMLDRQVDPKDKYDLPPGVVGHMELYPRDPAAWRLHKRIDNIFREHIDSLPPYTKEQLEFTGIDVTDVQIQGTLETYFEEYKWDLVNAFNDNNTQTEFFDIWATVPRLNHKEFSYQIKVQNNNGAPKKAVIRILAMPYRDGNGALIPFDEGRWLAIEMDLFVKTLTPGSNNIVRKSSEASITVPDPLTYKTLVEKTEARENLEMYESATGIPERLLLPKGNEEGVQFRLWVAVTDAAEDVNDESIITMKKYHHYGVHGVQPDKRPFGYPLDRRIPDEQTFYEVPNFKETMVKVYNHNVFIALPHH